The following proteins are co-located in the Synechococcales cyanobacterium T60_A2020_003 genome:
- a CDS encoding dephospho-CoA kinase, whose translation MEQTLSSSPAPQRIIGLTGGIGMGKSTVSHYVETMRHIPVLDADVYAREAVQPGSPVLEDIIDRYGSGILQRDGQVDRRRLGEIVFSTPAELHWLETRIHPIVRDRLQQEIERLDPDHTPVIMLVIPLLFEARMTDLVNEVWVVYCSPQQQLERIMMRDHLPKEQAQARIRSQLSIERKLSKADVRLDNSSSAEFLFRQVDAALNNPRYWANPESYP comes from the coding sequence ATGGAGCAAACTCTTTCATCGTCCCCTGCCCCCCAACGTATTATTGGCCTCACTGGGGGGATTGGCATGGGCAAAAGCACGGTATCCCACTATGTCGAAACGATGCGCCACATTCCGGTTCTAGATGCCGATGTGTACGCCCGTGAAGCGGTTCAACCCGGATCGCCCGTGCTGGAGGATATCATCGATCGCTACGGATCGGGCATTCTGCAACGGGATGGACAGGTGGATCGGCGGCGACTGGGTGAAATTGTGTTTAGTACGCCCGCCGAACTGCACTGGCTAGAAACGCGGATTCATCCCATCGTGCGCGATCGCCTCCAGCAGGAAATTGAACGCCTAGATCCTGACCATACTCCTGTGATCATGTTGGTGATTCCGCTCCTGTTTGAGGCGCGGATGACTGATCTCGTCAATGAAGTCTGGGTTGTGTATTGCAGTCCTCAGCAACAGCTTGAACGCATCATGATGCGCGATCATCTTCCCAAGGAGCAGGCTCAGGCGCGCATCCGTAGCCAGCTCTCCATTGAGAGAAAGCTGAGCAAGGCAGATGTCCGCTTGGACAATTCTAGCAGCGCAGAATTTCTATTTAGGCAAGTAGACGCCGCATTGAACAATCCACGCTACTGGGCAAACCCCGAATCTTACCCATGA
- a CDS encoding DoxX family protein, translating into MIQKSVGFLTAVLRPNLAANYPSQLAWLVLRVVAGTVMIHNGLDKLSNIESFAQAYVEVIGLPFPIFFSYVAAYTELIGAPLLILGFLTRPAAAGLFGTMLVAMYHHVLVAGFSIPYLELSALYAACFLFYLVNGAGLFSLDALLAGQLGLNLQTQQDQQINALEKAYSNPEVTSQQ; encoded by the coding sequence ATGATTCAGAAGTCCGTTGGATTTTTAACGGCGGTTCTCAGACCCAACCTCGCTGCCAACTATCCCTCCCAACTTGCATGGCTAGTGCTGCGCGTCGTCGCGGGAACTGTGATGATCCACAACGGCTTAGATAAATTGTCGAACATTGAAAGCTTTGCCCAGGCATACGTAGAAGTGATCGGTCTACCGTTTCCGATCTTTTTTAGCTACGTTGCCGCCTACACCGAATTGATTGGTGCGCCGCTTCTGATCCTTGGATTTCTGACACGACCTGCCGCCGCAGGACTTTTTGGAACCATGCTTGTGGCGATGTACCACCACGTCCTGGTGGCAGGGTTTAGCATTCCCTATTTAGAACTATCGGCTCTCTATGCCGCTTGCTTCTTGTTCTATCTTGTCAATGGCGCGGGTCTATTTTCACTTGACGCTCTGCTGGCAGGACAGCTTGGCTTGAACTTACAAACTCAGCAAGACCAGCAGATCAATGCGTTGGAGAAAGCGTACAGCAATCCCGAAGTGACCTCACAGCAATAG